Proteins encoded by one window of Sulfurospirillum barnesii SES-3:
- a CDS encoding amino acid ABC transporter permease, whose product MFVFLRNQKIRGLLFQALTVIGLVAFLWYIGSNTLSNIEQRGIQTGFGFLEGTAGFGIDQSPIAYTEENTHGRVFVVGLLNTIIIACVGIVFATLLGLMIGILQLSNNWLIAKLAKAYINFFRNIPLLLQILFWYNVVLRSMPSPKESYTFFNMFFINNRGLYFPLPEYNTTFFSILFSFILVIIGSIALNIWANRRKALSGKDFMVWPIFVMLLLVVPMLAYFISGATLNFSFPELRGFNFKGGKTLSPEFLALAFALSIYTATFIAEAVRSGIQAVNYGQKEAAISLGFSGYQSLKLVILPQAIRIAIPPIINQYLNLLKNSSLATAVGYPEIVTVFAGTSLNQVGQAIEIITMTMLVYLIISLLVSAFLNWFNHKMQIKER is encoded by the coding sequence ATGTTTGTATTTTTAAGAAATCAAAAGATTCGCGGCCTTCTTTTTCAGGCCTTAACCGTTATAGGATTGGTTGCATTTTTATGGTACATTGGAAGTAATACCCTTTCCAATATTGAACAAAGAGGCATTCAAACAGGGTTTGGCTTTTTAGAAGGTACCGCTGGTTTTGGGATAGATCAATCCCCTATTGCTTATACAGAAGAGAATACGCATGGGCGTGTTTTTGTTGTAGGTCTTTTAAATACGATTATTATTGCCTGTGTGGGGATTGTATTTGCAACACTCTTAGGTCTTATGATTGGTATTTTACAGCTCTCTAATAACTGGCTGATTGCAAAACTTGCCAAAGCCTATATTAATTTTTTTAGAAATATTCCCCTTTTGCTTCAAATTCTCTTTTGGTACAATGTTGTCTTGCGCTCTATGCCAAGTCCCAAAGAGAGTTATACATTTTTCAATATGTTTTTTATTAATAACCGAGGTCTTTATTTTCCACTTCCTGAATATAACACAACGTTTTTTAGCATACTTTTTAGTTTTATTCTCGTTATCATAGGTTCTATAGCTCTTAATATTTGGGCGAATCGTCGAAAAGCATTGAGTGGAAAAGATTTTATGGTATGGCCTATTTTCGTAATGCTGTTATTGGTTGTGCCCATGCTTGCTTATTTTATCAGTGGGGCTACCCTCAATTTTAGTTTTCCAGAGCTACGAGGGTTTAATTTTAAAGGTGGCAAAACACTTTCTCCTGAATTTTTAGCACTGGCCTTTGCCCTTTCTATTTACACGGCTACCTTTATTGCCGAAGCGGTACGTTCAGGCATTCAAGCGGTGAATTATGGACAAAAAGAAGCAGCTATCTCACTGGGGTTTAGTGGTTATCAATCTTTAAAACTTGTTATTTTACCTCAAGCCATTCGTATTGCAATTCCACCTATTATTAATCAATACCTCAATTTACTGAAAAACTCTTCTCTTGCAACGGCAGTAGGTTATCCTGAAATCGTGACTGTTTTTGCAGGAACCTCACTCAATCAAGTGGGGCAAGCAATTGAAATTATTACGATGACCATGCTGGTTTATCTCATCATCAGCCTTTTGGTATCGGCATTTCTCAATTGGTTTAACCATAAAATGCAAATTAAGGAGCGCTAA
- a CDS encoding amino acid ABC transporter substrate-binding protein, producing the protein MMLHSKFAKVSLATMSFLALSSTALYADTLSDVQKQGFVKCGVDGGLPGFSEVGSDGIYKGLDVDVCRAVAAAIFGDDKKVKYIALNAKERLTALQSGEIDMLSRNTTWTQTRDTSLGLNFAGINYYDGQGFMVTKKLGVKSAKELDGASICLQTGTTTELNVADYFRSNKMKYKLVSYDTNDQVVKAYESGRCDVLTSDQSQLYGLRIKLLKPDESIVLPEVISKEPLGPVVRKGDGKWFDIVRWSFFAMLSAEEAGVSSANVDAMLKSDNPDVKRLLGVEGQMGENLGLKKEFAYSIIKHVGNYGESFEKNVGNGSPLKISRGYNALWTQGGLQYAPPFR; encoded by the coding sequence ATGATGTTACATTCTAAATTCGCTAAAGTCTCTTTAGCAACAATGAGCTTTTTAGCGCTTAGTTCAACCGCCTTGTATGCGGATACGCTGAGTGATGTACAAAAACAAGGTTTTGTGAAGTGTGGTGTTGATGGTGGACTCCCTGGCTTTTCTGAAGTGGGTAGTGATGGTATTTACAAGGGTCTTGATGTTGATGTGTGCCGTGCGGTTGCTGCTGCCATTTTTGGTGATGATAAAAAAGTTAAATACATTGCACTCAATGCAAAAGAGCGTTTAACCGCCCTTCAATCAGGTGAGATTGATATGCTTTCACGAAATACCACATGGACACAAACTCGAGACACCTCTTTGGGGCTAAATTTTGCAGGCATTAATTATTACGATGGTCAAGGTTTTATGGTCACCAAAAAGTTGGGTGTAAAAAGTGCTAAAGAGCTTGATGGCGCTTCAATTTGTTTGCAAACGGGTACGACTACAGAACTCAATGTAGCGGATTATTTTAGAAGCAATAAAATGAAATACAAATTGGTCTCTTATGATACCAATGACCAAGTGGTTAAGGCATATGAAAGTGGCCGATGCGATGTTTTAACCTCTGATCAATCACAATTGTACGGATTGAGAATTAAACTTTTAAAACCTGATGAGTCTATTGTTCTTCCTGAAGTTATTTCCAAAGAGCCTTTAGGTCCTGTTGTTCGCAAGGGTGATGGAAAATGGTTTGATATTGTGAGATGGTCATTTTTTGCCATGTTAAGCGCTGAAGAAGCAGGCGTAAGCAGTGCAAATGTTGATGCCATGCTTAAATCTGATAATCCAGATGTTAAACGCCTCTTAGGTGTTGAGGGACAAATGGGTGAAAATCTAGGTCTCAAAAAAGAGTTTGCCTACTCTATTATCAAGCATGTTGGGAATTATGGCGAATCGTTTGAAAAAAATGTTGGTAATGGCTCCCCTCTTAAAATTTCACGTGGCTACAATGCACTTTGGACACAAGGTGGCCTACAATACGCTCCTCCTTTTAGATAA
- a CDS encoding class II 3-deoxy-7-phosphoheptulonate synthase — MSSWTRSSWREKPIKQQPLYANQEMLKSVEQELSKYPPLVFAGEVRQLKASLADVVAGKAFLLQGGDCAESFTEFNAVNIRDMFKVMLQMAVVLTFAGGCPIVKVGRLAGQFAKPRSSDYEEMNGVSLPSYRGDIINDMDFTEEARVPNPKRMLKAYNQSAATMNLLRAFSRGGLADLHQVHKWTLGFVSKSPLGERYQHLCDRISETLAFMEACGITSANTPNINETVVYTSHEALLLNYEEALTRQDSLTGDWYDCSAHMLWIGDRTRNVDEAHVEFLSGVKNPIGIKAGPTTTVESLMALIQKLNPENEAGRLNIIVRMGADKIETEFPKLVRAVKAAGAHVLWSIDPMHGNTIKASNNYKTRSFDEVLREVKGFFKVHEEEGTFPGGVHLEMTGQDVTECIGGAQEITEENLACRYHTQCDPRLNANQALELAFLIADSLKAARQRFLA; from the coding sequence ATGAGTTCTTGGACGCGTTCATCATGGAGAGAAAAACCAATTAAGCAACAGCCGCTTTATGCCAATCAAGAGATGCTAAAAAGTGTCGAGCAAGAATTAAGTAAATATCCACCCCTTGTTTTTGCAGGCGAAGTAAGACAACTCAAAGCCTCTTTAGCGGATGTGGTTGCAGGTAAGGCATTTTTACTTCAAGGGGGTGATTGTGCGGAGAGTTTTACCGAATTTAATGCGGTAAACATTCGTGATATGTTTAAAGTCATGCTTCAAATGGCAGTTGTTTTGACCTTCGCAGGAGGTTGTCCTATCGTTAAAGTAGGGCGTTTAGCAGGGCAGTTTGCAAAGCCACGCTCCAGTGATTATGAAGAGATGAATGGCGTATCACTTCCGAGCTACCGTGGTGATATTATCAACGATATGGATTTTACAGAAGAGGCACGTGTGCCTAATCCTAAACGTATGCTCAAAGCCTACAACCAATCCGCTGCAACCATGAACCTTTTACGTGCATTTTCGAGGGGTGGTTTGGCAGATTTGCATCAAGTGCATAAATGGACATTGGGTTTTGTCTCCAAAAGCCCTTTGGGTGAGCGCTATCAGCATCTGTGTGATCGTATATCTGAGACCTTAGCATTTATGGAAGCGTGTGGCATCACTTCTGCCAATACACCCAATATTAACGAAACCGTTGTGTACACATCCCATGAGGCACTTTTACTCAACTACGAAGAAGCGCTGACGCGTCAAGACAGTTTGACAGGGGATTGGTATGACTGTTCAGCGCATATGCTTTGGATTGGAGATAGAACGCGCAATGTTGATGAAGCCCATGTGGAATTTTTAAGTGGGGTAAAAAATCCTATTGGCATTAAAGCAGGACCAACGACTACGGTTGAGAGTTTAATGGCATTGATTCAAAAGCTTAATCCTGAAAATGAAGCGGGTCGTTTAAATATTATCGTGCGCATGGGTGCAGATAAAATCGAAACTGAATTTCCAAAGTTAGTCCGTGCCGTGAAAGCAGCAGGCGCCCATGTGTTATGGAGCATTGATCCGATGCATGGCAATACTATCAAAGCCTCTAATAACTACAAAACACGCTCGTTTGATGAAGTCTTACGTGAAGTGAAGGGCTTTTTTAAAGTGCATGAAGAAGAGGGCACCTTTCCAGGAGGCGTTCACTTAGAGATGACAGGGCAAGATGTGACAGAGTGTATCGGTGGTGCGCAAGAAATTACCGAAGAAAACCTTGCGTGTCGTTACCATACTCAGTGCGACCCACGCCTCAATGCCAACCAAGCGTTAGAGCTTGCCTTTTTAATTGCAGACTCTTTAAAAGCGGCACGTCAGCGCTTTTTAGCGTAG
- a CDS encoding DedA family protein — MHAIIDWIVQTVSSLGYLGIFVMMFLESSFFPFPSEVVMIPAGYLSYKGEMNLWMAIFVGIGGSIAGALFNYYLAVKLGRRLLLKYGHYVFFTKETLDKVERFFKTHGSFSMLSGRLVPVVRQYISLPAGLARMHLGLFAFYTGVGAGIWVSILALLGYYFGQNEALLQENLHLVTLMVVALVVFIGVIYVWLHQRKKRKQ, encoded by the coding sequence ATGCACGCTATTATTGATTGGATTGTTCAAACGGTGAGTAGTTTAGGCTATTTAGGTATTTTTGTAATGATGTTTTTAGAGAGTAGTTTTTTTCCATTTCCCTCTGAAGTGGTGATGATTCCTGCTGGGTATTTGAGCTACAAAGGCGAGATGAACCTTTGGATGGCTATTTTTGTGGGCATTGGTGGGAGCATTGCAGGCGCACTGTTTAACTACTATTTGGCGGTTAAACTTGGACGTAGATTGCTTTTGAAATACGGACATTATGTTTTTTTTACCAAAGAGACCCTTGATAAAGTGGAGCGCTTTTTTAAAACCCACGGCTCTTTTTCTATGCTCAGTGGTAGGTTGGTGCCTGTGGTGCGCCAATACATCTCTTTACCTGCGGGTTTGGCACGTATGCATCTTGGACTTTTTGCTTTTTATACAGGTGTGGGTGCTGGTATTTGGGTCAGCATTTTAGCCCTGCTTGGCTATTATTTTGGTCAAAACGAGGCACTGCTTCAAGAGAATTTACATCTAGTAACACTAATGGTTGTGGCATTGGTGGTGTTTATTGGGGTAATTTATGTGTGGTTGCACCAAAGGAAAAAACGTAAACAATAA
- a CDS encoding desulfoferrodoxin family protein, which yields MPKIFTSDSFSPEERESRKDFIDKHTPYISCDGIAQKGVPLMVHVRVGREHAHIDDFNHYISTITLFDADRMLAKVELAACIVSAEERRGNAEVAFSIVPNKDVYHFNAQCYCTKHGVWQGDELEIRVI from the coding sequence ATGCCAAAAATTTTTACATCAGATAGTTTTAGCCCCGAAGAGCGTGAATCTCGCAAAGATTTTATTGATAAACATACCCCTTATATTTCTTGTGATGGTATAGCTCAAAAAGGTGTTCCACTCATGGTACATGTACGAGTGGGTCGTGAGCATGCGCATATTGATGATTTTAATCATTATATCTCTACGATTACACTTTTTGATGCGGATCGTATGCTTGCCAAAGTGGAACTGGCTGCATGTATTGTAAGTGCAGAAGAGCGTAGAGGCAATGCTGAAGTTGCATTTTCTATTGTGCCTAATAAAGATGTTTATCATTTTAATGCCCAATGCTATTGTACTAAACACGGTGTATGGCAAGGGGATGAACTTGAAATTCGTGTGATATAA
- a CDS encoding ATP-binding cassette domain-containing protein — MSEKVLAIENLDFGYTQERLLYEDFSLHVNIGEVVCIVGASGSGKSTLFELISGNVKAQRGNIHAASLSQIFQDPYTSFHPTYTILNQIKDVASLDGLDVLCEALNLDEVLLHQKPHQLSGGQLQRCSILRALLMKPKLLLADEPTSALDNITGLHVMQLLMQCLDSVGILLITHDKALAQWCGDRMIELKS, encoded by the coding sequence ATGAGTGAGAAGGTTTTAGCGATTGAAAACCTTGATTTTGGCTACACCCAAGAGAGGCTTTTATATGAAGACTTCTCTTTACATGTAAACATCGGAGAGGTGGTGTGTATTGTAGGTGCAAGCGGGAGTGGAAAAAGTACGCTTTTTGAGCTTATTTCAGGAAATGTGAAGGCGCAAAGAGGAAACATTCATGCCGCTTCTTTGTCGCAAATTTTTCAAGACCCCTACACTTCGTTTCACCCGACCTACACCATTTTAAATCAAATCAAAGATGTCGCTTCTTTGGATGGATTAGATGTTTTATGTGAAGCATTGAATTTAGATGAAGTGCTTTTGCATCAAAAACCACACCAACTCAGCGGTGGACAGTTACAAAGATGCTCTATCTTAAGGGCTTTATTGATGAAACCAAAGCTACTTTTAGCGGATGAGCCAACCTCTGCGCTGGATAATATTACAGGTTTGCATGTCATGCAATTACTGATGCAATGTTTGGATAGTGTGGGTATTTTACTTATTACACACGATAAAGCGCTTGCGCAATGGTGTGGCGATAGAATGATTGAATTAAAATCTTAA
- a CDS encoding NAD(P)-binding domain-containing protein produces the protein MQQIYDIAIIGGGPGGIGAAVEAKVFGIQNILMIEKGDNHSQTIRKFYKDNKRVDKNYKGQEIVLEGTIDFRDGTKESTLNYFDSLLDKGEIDTAFNSEVESITKTGDEFQIVTSKAGYIAKYVIVAIGTMGKPNKPDYTLPISLKERINFNLDKCSQNEKILLVGGGNSAVEYALELSKTNNVTLNYRKESFSRLNDINLQMIQEYNGREKLRLRLGMDIVSIENENGLPKVHFTDGYDTVYDRVIYAIGGTTPIDFLKKCGISFNEENKAEFDENYETKTKGLYLAGDIAVKSGGSIAIALNHAYHIISHILKSHQKQG, from the coding sequence ATGCAGCAAATTTATGATATCGCCATTATTGGTGGAGGGCCAGGAGGAATTGGAGCGGCCGTTGAAGCAAAGGTATTTGGCATTCAAAATATTTTGATGATTGAAAAAGGAGATAACCACTCTCAAACCATTCGTAAATTCTACAAAGATAACAAACGTGTCGATAAAAATTATAAAGGTCAAGAGATTGTATTAGAAGGAACGATTGACTTTAGAGATGGAACCAAAGAGAGTACACTCAATTACTTTGACTCCTTACTGGATAAGGGTGAAATTGACACTGCTTTTAACAGCGAGGTGGAGAGCATTACGAAAACAGGTGATGAATTTCAAATTGTTACGAGCAAAGCAGGCTATATTGCAAAATACGTTATTGTGGCTATTGGAACCATGGGAAAACCCAATAAACCAGACTATACTTTACCTATTTCCCTTAAAGAACGTATTAACTTTAACCTCGACAAATGCTCCCAAAATGAGAAAATCTTACTCGTAGGAGGAGGAAATTCCGCCGTAGAGTATGCCCTTGAGCTTTCAAAAACAAACAACGTGACGTTAAATTATCGAAAAGAGAGCTTTAGCAGACTGAACGATATTAATCTTCAAATGATTCAAGAGTACAATGGTCGGGAAAAACTGCGATTGCGTCTGGGAATGGATATTGTAAGCATTGAAAATGAAAATGGTTTACCCAAAGTGCACTTTACCGATGGGTATGACACGGTGTATGATAGAGTGATTTATGCCATTGGAGGAACAACCCCGATTGATTTTCTCAAAAAATGTGGTATTAGCTTCAATGAAGAGAATAAAGCAGAATTTGATGAAAATTATGAAACCAAAACCAAAGGCTTATACCTTGCTGGGGATATTGCCGTTAAAAGTGGAGGAAGCATTGCAATTGCGCTCAATCATGCATACCACATTATCTCCCACATTCTTAAATCACACCAAAAACAAGGTTAG